Part of the Camelus dromedarius isolate mCamDro1 chromosome 11, mCamDro1.pat, whole genome shotgun sequence genome is shown below.
CCAATCTGAAACCCCTGTCCGTTCAGATCCTGTGCTTGCAATCTCCTCTGTGAACCTGTCTCTGATTCCCTTGCCGGGCCTAATCGGGAGATGCTTTTTCTTGTCACTCCTGTCCTCTCTGCTTCTCATGACTTGTGACTCCCCTGAGAGGCAGAGAGCTCCTCTGGGGTTCAGAAGGTGTCATAGTCACCGTGGCATCGCCAGCTTCTAATGCAGGGCTTGGCACAGAAGAGATGCCCTGTGCGAGGCTGTGGGAGAAGGGGAGCTGCATCCCAATGCTCAGGAGAGGGGAGTCCCGAGGGGGAGTTTGTGGTGGGGGGATTGTCCTGGGGAATCAGTGAGGCAACAAGAGGGTGGCACTGCTGCCACTGAGTCTCATCTCCAGGTCTTGGGGCTcctgagagggagaggaggatgggggTGCTCCTCCTTGGCCAAGCAGCCACCCATCTTCCCTGCTTTCCCCAGGCCTGCAGCGGCCCTGCACCGAGCACCTGGGACACAAAGTCCAGGATGGGGAAGCAAAGCCCAGGCTTGGAGGCCGCTAAGTACAGACATGATAGGGGCCCCATGGCCTTTCCCTAGGACATATGCAGGGGACCACGTGGTGAGGAGTCTTATGGGTACGAGGCCCATGGCTTTTAACATGGCAAGTGACTCACCAACTATTGGGGTGGGATGGGCAGATTTTCACTGGAATCTGTACAGATCCACATTTATTCCATTTACTTGCCAGTCATTCATATGTAGTTTTTGCATTTGTATAATAACTTCCatttcccctcccctggcccctggcccccagcccccaaaaGCGGCTCATAGGTTCTCCTTCCACGTCATTGCCCTCCACAGAGGAGAGTGAATAATCTTGATTCCTGTAGCCTGTGAACAGTCAGTTTATTGGGGGCAGAAGAGCCCAGAGGCTCATGGCTGAACGGTGGATCCCTGGGTGGTTGGGTTTCTGCAGATGCAGCACTACAGGGAGATGGGGGGCAGGTGAGCACCTCCTTCTTCCTCACAGCCCCTCCAAGAACCAGAGCCTCCAAGTCCGCTGAGGCAGCCCCTCATCACTGTAGCCAGGAAATCATGTTCATATTagacccaaagcaagcagaactCGAGAGGGAGCAGGACAGGTGTGGCTATGTACACGGGCAGGGGTGGGGTTGATTCCCTTTGAACAGACAACGTCAGTCTCCCTTGGTTGAGAAATATTCCATGTCTCCTGGCCTTTGTGCTAGGCATTTCTCAGCCATCGGCTGCCAATGTGAGCTCAGGGAAAAGATGATTTCTATAGTGCAAGTTCAACACACCTGAGCAGATAAATCTATGCCCAAAGACCAACTCTTGATTCTGTGTGCTAGCTGAGGACCACTGACAGATCCTAAGTGATCCTGAAATCCTGGCCCTTGGCTTTGGAATTCAGAATGGGATTCTGGGTTGTCTCtttttgatatttgcaaatgtgCATGTATGAGGTGGATGTTAAAAGAACTTTACTTTTCTTAGGCACATGAGAGCCAGAGGTAAGACAGGTGGGGAACCTCCGGGGGTAGGGGAGTCTGGCGTGGTGGGGAAATTTCCATGGGATAATCCACAAAGCAGAACTGTGATGTGACCATTTGGCCTTCTCATGGGGAAGAGAAGTGTCTGGGGGCTGCGGCCATTCTCTTGGCCACACTGGGGCCTGATTGCCGGCCGTCCCCGGATACGGGGATGCGTTCTCTTTCTTTGCATCCCACCCGCACCCCAGGGTCTAGCTCAGGGTCTGCACACACCTAAGTGAAAGACGACGCTTGAAGATACCTATGGGGCAGCTCCCAGTGTAAACCCAAGGGAAACCTTTGGTTAGTACAGGATGGTGGGATTTTGAAATAGCCCTGTCTTCAActctggtgggtgggtgggtgggggcaacATCCAGGCTGGGGGCTGGTGCCCTGCCCcttgggcttccagcctctggagcTGTACTAACATTTGTGGCAGGAGGAGCCGCCCCCAGCCCCTAGCTTCAGGCTAGAGCCCCGCCCGCTCCCACAGCCCAGGGGCTCGCAGGGGATGTAGAGTTCACCGGTGCCCACGACGCTACAGCCCCCACTACTGTTGAGGAGACTGGTGCCCCCTGGACAGTACGTGGGTGTGCTGACCACACATGGCTCGTAGAGGACGGCGCCTTTGGAGCTGCTCACGGCTGCGGAACAGGAAGGGATGCTCAGGGCCCTGCACCATGTGGCGCTAAGGACATTGCCCCGAAACATCTGAGCCAGGCCATGTCCCCACCTGCTGCCTTTCACCTCTAAGGACACCCCTACCCCAGCTACCAACTTCCATGTCTCCCACCCCATCCATGTAAAGTGCTGGAAGTTCCCCACATGTCTTTCTTCTAGCTTCTGTTTTACCCTCTCTGTTTCTACTTGTCTGAGTCTACTTTAACACCCTTCTCCAGAAAAGCATCCCCTTGTCTGGAGGGTTCCTGGCAGATTCTGGGCCCTGAAGCACTGGGATCATGCTGTATATCTGCTCCTAATTCTGACTGCCAAACATATGGACAGCTCCGAGGGAGAGCCTCTCCATCCCCGAGGAGCTCCAGCAGACAGGACTCTTCCTCTGGCTGGGGCAGGCACGCTGAGGTTTGGGCCCCGGCAGGGTGCTCTGTCTGTGTTGGATTGATCAGCCCCCAAGACCGCAGAGCCCCTGAGGAGTGCTCATTTACTCACAGATATTCACCGGCCCGATGCCTTCacacagcctggggagggggagaggaaaaggaagacacaAGGTAACTGCATCAGAGAATGAGGCCGGGAAACGTGCGGCCCCCCCTCCATCTGCCTGTACCATGGACCCTGTCAATGAGGAGGGCCTGCAGGCTGTGTGCTATTTTAGGCTTTCCGGGACAGCAGGATGAGCAGCCACAGCAGCAGCAACCCGAGGGCGGGGGGGATATACACACCCGGTGCTCATCATTGACTCACCTGTGCTCCTCGCCCTCCAGCAGGCGCCGGTAGGTGGCAATCTCGATGTCCAGGCCCAGCTTGGAGTTCATCACCTCCTGGTACTCCCTGAGCAGGCAGGCCATGTCCTGCTTGGACTTCTGCAgggcctcctccagccccgccAGCTTGCACTTGGCATCTTCGAGGGCTGCCTCGCCCTGCTTCTCCGCCTCGGTTATGGCGCCTTCCAGTTTGCAGCGCTGGGGGGCAGAGCAGAGAAAGGCATTACTGGGGGCCCTGGAGCCGTGGACTGAGTCTCAGAACAGGCAGAGCATGGTCGTTGTGagataacagaaaaaatatataatcatattGGTCTCTGCTCCCGGTTCCTGGCACCACCAGGAGCACCACCTGGACCTGTGATGGGCATCTGAAGTGGCAGCAGTCTTGTGGGACTTAGTGGGCAGCCCCTGACCTGTGGGATCTCATGCTATCTCTAGGTAaagagtgtcagaattgagttaaatggTAGAACGCCCAGCTGGTGTTGCAGAACTTGTTGATGTGGGAAACTCCCCCATACAACTGATGTCAAAAATGGGAGTGTAATTgtgtgagagtaaaggagagACACAGGCGGAAGACTGAGGTTTTCCTCCAGTCATGGTTATGGGCCAGATTCCAATCTGCTGGGGCTTCACCCTAGGATTGTGACATCTAGTTCCTTCGGGGGATTGGGACCAGTTCTCCTGTCTAGAACACCTCAGGGAGATCTGAGAGTCTCCTCTTAGATATGCTGAGCGATTGCTTTATGGCTAAtagattttaataactttaaataataaatatattttaattaaacattaaataaCCATAAATGTTAATAGGTTTTAAGCATCTGCCTGGCCTTCACTAGCCTAGGAGAACAGAATGAGTCTTGTTTTATGAATCTGCAGAGTCACCTTGAATTTCGGGAGCATAGAATTACAGAGTCTTTGGTTGGAAGGGGCCTGGAGAGCACCCTTCCCACACTCCCATTTAGTGAGGGTCCTTGCTATATCATCTTGATAAAAGTAGGTCGCTTAGCCTGCTGCGGACCTTGCTGGCTCCTGAGGCTTCTCGTCCTGCTCTGGGTCAGCTCTTCTGTAGAAAGGGCTCGCTCCCTCCAGGGGAGGCAGTGCAAGTTCATTCCCTCCTCAATTGGGCTCCCAGGGGGGATGGACCCGCCCACACGACCAGGACCAGATGGTGGGTCAGCCTGGAATAAGCCTCACCTGGGCTTTGACATTCTCAATGTCTTGCTGCAGCCGCTGGATCAGCTTTTTCATTTCCAGGATATCGTTCCTGCGGTTGCGGAGGTCGTCCGCGTGGTTCCCGGCAGTGCGCTGCAGCTCCTCATACTGCGGGGCAGGGAGGTCAGAACCTGGGTTCTTACTCTGTGGcacctcccagccccttctcacACTGTCCCGAGTCTCTCGTCTTGTGACTTCCTGGCTCAGGTGTGTCTGGATTCTTATACTTGCCCtgctccccatccccttcccatTTCTGGTCCATTTTGGGGTCTTTTCCTGTGCTGCTCCTTGTTCCCTTCTCACCTCCCAGCCCTGAACCTCCAGGCTTTATTAAATTCTTCTCTAAGCTCCAGGCTCGCTTCCCTTCTATTTAGCTGTTTTGTGTCTcatctttttgtctctttttccctccttttgctCCACCCCTGCTGTGGACCTTGGTAAGGGGTTTCTGTGCTTAGTCTGGGATCTAACAGGTCTTGGGTTTAACAGACCGAAGACTGAGGACACACCGTGTCTGCCCACCAGATATGTATATTCTCTTTCAAaacaattgaaaacaaaatgcagtgtTACTTCTTATCTTggcttaatacattttttttttaaccttgcgCTTTGAATCTAATTTCTGAATAGAGTGTTGTagattacatttataaatttttaaaaattaactaactCTATATTTCCTGCTTATAAAGGATGAGAGCATTTTgcatagaaaatataaaacaagagtTAAGCACAAATCACTCTCTTTAGTTATTGTGGGAAAGCTTGCAGTTGCCTAGTTAATATCCACTCTCCTCTTCAAACAGAAGCCCTGGTAAGAGAATATTTCACAGCTTTCTCATCAATGATGCCTATGGCCATTGCTAGATAGGGTTTCCAGGAAAGCTGTTTATAATGAGGGATGATTCAATTGGCATATTTCTTTTGccctctgttcttctttctgcctggaatgaACATGTGAGATTGGTGGTATTGCAGCCATCTTGGGACATGAGGCAACCATGAAGATTAAAGCAATGCATTAAGAACGGCAGAATAGAAAGCTAGAAGGCGACTGTATTCCTGATGGTAGCATAGAACCCTGGTGTCATCCACAGGCAATCTATTTCTGTACTTCAAGTTATTTGAGAAAAAACTAAATATCAAGtcaaatttgttttacagataaatacaATTATTAAATAATAGAGTTAGCTTTCTGGTCTAACTTAGGGGAAACTGTAGTTGTTTTCCCTGAGCATACCTGACTGATGGGTAGCCCACCTGACTGGATGGAAAGcaaccagaggaggggctggttGGAGTGAGACCTGGTCGCGGATAGGCCACAGACTGAGTCACAGGGAGCTGACTCCAGGCCAGGGTTTGATACCTTGATAACCATGGATCTCCAGACAAAGGGCAGAACATTGCTCAGGGCACTTCCTGGACACTGGTCCCCGTTGACTTCAGAAGAAAGTCCAAGATCTGTGGCTCTGCTGTGATCTGGCCCTGTGTCTCTAGCCCCATCTCCTTTGTGGTGTTTCATACCGGGCACCTCCCTTTCATGCTTCCGCAGCCTGGCCCCTGCTGGCCCTTGGCCAGGCGTACCCTTCCCCCATGCTCTGCTTATTGAAATCGTACTTGGCCTTCAAGAGCCAGATCCAATGCCAATGCCTCTGCCTTTCCAGATGTAATTTACTGCTTCCATCATGGTCAGACTCCCTTAGCCTGTCATTCGATCTTAGCTTCCTTATGTTTCTGTTTGGTTGGTTACACGTTTCTCTCTGGAGGACTGTAATTCTCCTTGAGAACAGGGCTGGTCTGACTCTTAGAATCCTCGTGGTGCCACACACCTCAGTAAGGCCCTTCTCCCCAGGCCACCTTATTTGAAACTGTATTCCCACCGCACCCTCTACGTGTCGCcctgatttattttctccttagcACGCATCCATCTGACATACATTCACTGCACTTATTTGTCTGtcccgcccctgcccctgcctctagAATGAAAGAGATACGAAGGCAGGGGGTGCTGTCTGTCCTGTTCCCTGCGGGTCTCCAGCACCTAGAATGGTGCTTGGCGCACGATGGATGCTCAATGAACagttgttgaatgagtgaatgagtgagtgagtgaatgaatggggcTTTTCACAGATGGATGGCTGAGACTGAGAtgataatatttgttaaatcaaaTTGCCCTCGGGGACACCAACTGGCTTCCCAGCAAGCCCCTCATTACTGTAGTATGAGGCCACCTTAATCACTGTTTCTGCTCTACCATTAGTAACCACTCCATGCCATTAACTTCCACCTACGCCTTGAAGCCCAGAGCCCTCTGCCATCACTGCCAATTAGTGTTCCGTGAAGGTTACTTAGAGGAGCACTTTCAGTGAGTCTGTGGGTGAATAAAGCTGGGGCGTCCTGATGACAGGCCTGGGCTGTCTGCGGGGTCTCCCACACGCTCAGTGGAGacctggcctggggcctggggcctggcgcCTGGCGGAAACAGCAGGGCTGGTTGCAGCGTGGCTCTCACTACCTCCTCACCCGCTTCCTGGGGGAGCATGACTCTGGGGCCCCTCCCGCCTGCCGTGGGCCTCACCCGGCGCTGGTACCAGGCCTCCGCTTGGGCTTTGCTGCGGCTGGTGATGTCGTCGTACTGGGCCTTGACCTCAGTGATGATGCCGTCCAGGTCCAGTTCCCGGCTGTTGTCCATCTTCACAACGACCGAGGTCTCTGAAATCTGAGACTGGAGCAGGCAgatctcctgggggtgggggtggcccgGGTGAGAATCGGGGAGCTCTTTGAGGGTAAAgtgggggagaaagggggtggggaggagagggtctGGCCCAGCTCTGGCCTTCCCGCAGCAGACTTGCAGGGACTTTGCCTAGCTGTCCTGGCCTTCGATCACTGACCtgttccccatccccaccctccagtTACACAGAGACCCAAGAGCCAAGGTCTGGGCCATCCGACTCTGCGAGTCTCTCTGCCTGAGAACCACTGTCCCATGCTGATTTTTGTCATCTGCTCACTTTTAAGTCAGCTTGTCCTGAATCGTACCCACAGGGCAGGGGCTTCCCCACCCCGTCACCTCACAGGCCTGGTCTCTGGCCGACCTCATCATACAGGCTTCTCAGGAAGTCAGTCTCCTGGATCAGAGCCTCCACGTTGGTCTCCAGGTCAGCCTTTATCAGGAAAGTCGTGTCTACATCCTGCAGCCAGAGCAGTGACAATCATAACCTGGGGCCACCTCCCAGGCAAGCTGGTGGCAGGAGTGGGACCCACTTTTCCCCAGTTAGGCCCATATGGATGTGAAGGGGTGACAAAGCCAAGATGGAGAGAGGGGTTGCCAGCCCCAGGACCCCATGCCTGGGCCTGGCATCCCAGCAGGGAAGGATTTGGAGGAAGTGGGGTTCCAGGAGCTTT
Proteins encoded:
- the KRT82 gene encoding keratin, type II cuticular Hb2; protein product: MSCRSLKQGSRGGFSSCSAVLPQIITHYAVSKGPCRVRGGGGGLRALGCLGSRSLCNVGFGRPRVASRCGLPGFGYRVGVACGPPACIAPVTINESLLVPLELEIDPTVQRVKRDEKEQIKCLNNRFAAFINKVRFLEQKNKLLETKWNFMQQQRSLQNNIEPIFEAYICTLRRQLDSSAGDRARLESELCSVQDALEAYKKKYEEELSLRPCAENEFVALKKDVDTTFLIKADLETNVEALIQETDFLRSLYDEEICLLQSQISETSVVVKMDNSRELDLDGIITEVKAQYDDITSRSKAQAEAWYQRRYEELQRTAGNHADDLRNRRNDILEMKKLIQRLQQDIENVKAQRCKLEGAITEAEKQGEAALEDAKCKLAGLEEALQKSKQDMACLLREYQEVMNSKLGLDIEIATYRRLLEGEEHRLCEGIGPVNISVSSSKGAVLYEPCVVSTPTYCPGGTSLLNSSGGCSVVGTGELYIPCEPLGCGSGRGSSLKLGAGGGSSCHKC